The Hymenobacter swuensis DY53 genome includes the window GCTTTTTGCTAATTGCCATGTCTACTCCGTCGTTAAATTATTCAGCGAAAGGAGAAGTACCCGACACGGTGATGCCCATGCTACGAGCCGTACCAGCTACCTGCTTCATTGCCGACTCTACCTTGAAGGCATTGAGGTCGGGCATTTTCGTCTCGGCGATGGTGCGTACTTGGTCCCACGATACCGACCCTACCTTGTTACGGTTCGGCTCTTTCGAACCGCTCTGGAGCTTGGCTGCTTCCATGAGCAGAACCGGCACCGGAGGCGTTTTCACCACGAAGTCGAACGACTTATCGGTGTACATGGTGATGAGTACAGGACAAACTTGGCCGGCCTTATCCTGGGTGCGAGCATTGAATTGCTTGCAGAACTCCATGATGTTAAGGCCTTTGCTACCAAGTGCAGGTCCAACCGGCGGCGCGGGGTTCGCGGCGCCTCCCTTTATCTGAAGCTTCAGATAACCTCTAATTTCCTTGGCCATTTGGTTTGTAAGGCTTCGGATGCAGCATCGTAACACGCAGCATCCTCAGTTTTTTGATTGCTCCTGAGTGGAAGCACCAC containing:
- the rplK gene encoding 50S ribosomal protein L11, which codes for MAKEIRGYLKLQIKGGAANPAPPVGPALGSKGLNIMEFCKQFNARTQDKAGQVCPVLITMYTDKSFDFVVKTPPVPVLLMEAAKLQSGSKEPNRNKVGSVSWDQVRTIAETKMPDLNAFKVESAMKQVAGTARSMGITVSGTSPFAE